Below is a window of Deltaproteobacteria bacterium HGW-Deltaproteobacteria-2 DNA.
TTTTCGCTGTCGCCCTCACTATCCCATTATGCAAAAGAATCATACCGAGCATATCCGGCGGAGATTCTTTTTTTATTTCCTTTATCCACTTATCAATCATATAAATACTCCTTGATCATAATATGGCTATTTACAAATCAAAACATTTGCAAACCTGCATTAAGCTAACAGTCATGTCATACCGGCCATAGATGACCATTAGGTTACGAAGACCGGCGGTGTGCCACTGAGGGTATATCCAGTATTATCAAGCTTCCTGGATTCCCGCCTTCGCGGGAATGACGAATAGAGTAATTTTGCAAAGATTTCAAATCAGTTGCCGGATGACACTTTTTCTAAAAACATCAAAACCATTGCATTAACTTCATCCGCTCCCTCTCCCCGCAATATTCCATGGTGTTTGGCATAAACTCTGAGAAGCTGTTTGTCCTTTGTGCCAAGCTTTTCAAAAATTTCCAGTCCGCTCACCGGATTCACTACCGGATCATCTGAACCTTGTATGATAAGAGCAGGGCCCTTTACATTTTTAAGTTGATCTTCGACTTGCTTCATCAGTTTTTCCAGTTCGTTGCTTCCGCTCACCGGGTTGCGCACATAGTTTATATCAGGATTTTCCGGCGCATTGTCCACGAATTCCATTTTAACCTTATTCACATGAATTTTTGAAAGCAACTTATTCCATAAGTTAACAACAGGTGCAAATTTGGAGGCAATGCTCTTCAGTTTGAGAGGAGCATTTATAGCTATAACTCCGGCAAATTTGCCCGGCTTATTGGCCGCCTGCAGCAGAGCAATTCCGCCACCCATGGAAAATCCACAGATGGAGAAAGTCTTAACGCTGTTTTTCATGATAATGTAAGCACGACTTGCGGAATTGTACCATTTTTGCCAGCTACGGATGGCAAGATCTTCTGGCGCTGTACCATGTCCACGCAACCGGACACCGTAAACATTATATCCGTTCTTATAAAGATAATCCGCCAACGGTCTGATTTCTTCCGGCGCCGCCAGATATCCATGAACCAGAATAACTCCCTTTCTGCTAAAAAACCTCTTCAGGAAAAAAGTCTCCCCAATATTCCTGGGCTTACTCTCATCTTTTATGTAATACTTCTGATAATCCTGTTCAAATAGATCCTTGTCCAGTCTGATAAAATGATTTCTTATCTTCCACCGGACAAAGAAAGCAGGGAGAAACATAAGTCTATCCATAGCTCTTGTTAAATCACGAAGAGGCTCTATTTCGTTTCTGAGAACTTCAATGATATTATCTCTCCTGATGGTATGAAAATCAGATCTTCTGCCGAATCGTTCGCTATTTTTAGTGATTATTCCATTTTCCAATTTAATGTAGTTGCTGGATACGCTTTCTCTTATAAAATTTTCATATTTTTCATGATAATCATCATTAAGAAGATAAAGCTGTTTTTTATAAAGAGAGGTGTGACAATTGGATACACCGATTTTACGCAAATATTCGATGGCAAGAAAAACACGATTTTTGAAGTCGTCTTCACTGAAACTGTTTTTCCAATATTTTGTCAAAATATAAGAAAACAGATGATCATGATTAACAGTCGTCATACCGTATATGGCATTCATATAATCATATCTCATGCTGACGCATAATTTTTTGAAAGGTACGAATTTTTTAAACTCCTCCGGATTCAGGTAAGGATTATTATCCGCCAGCATCTTACTCATCCCGGAACTTGCAGCTATATATTTTTTTACCGGCATCGGTTTCCCGAAGTTAATATCAATATCCACCTTGCCCAGTATCATGGGACCTTCAACTTCCAGTTCCTCCTGAAAACGCGTCGAAATATTATTAATAAACCGATTGGCAAGCTTGCTTACAGCGTTTTCCTGTGCGCGGACAGGATAATAGGTGATGTTCACTGGCACAATATAAGTTTCTTTATTTATAATTTTGTCTACATCTGCAGGATCGAACCCGAAGTGCTCCGCGATACGGGCGATGGATGAACTATCGCCGCGGGAACGGAAGTTTCGCAATTTTTCACGTATAAATTCGGTTCGCAAAGCGATTTGCGCTGCTCCGGAGTGAGGCGGCCTTCTTATACCTGCGTTGTAAACTATATGTTTGCCTTTCTCGATGATCTTCTTATCCTTTATTATCTGGCCTTCCGGAAAAATAATGACCGGGTGGCTGTCGGTGAAAAGTGCGTTGATAAAAATTTTATCCCTGTTTGGATTAACGGTGGAAATTGCGCCTACCTTATCCATAAAAGTGCTCATTTCACCGCTAAAAAAGGAATGGTGCGCCAGAGAAATGGGATATTTTTTAATACTCTTTTTGATTATATATGGCATTAAGATTGTTTCTAAACGCGTAAAGTGATTGATGACATAGAGTACGGGCTGATCAGGCACGTTCTGGGTTCCGTGCAGGCGTATGTCCGTCCCCGATACCTTAATTAAGGTAGCAAGAGCGACTTCAATTGTTTTAATCAAAGAGACTGATATATTCATTATTCCTGGCTTTCGCTTTTCTGCATTTGTTGTTGAAACTCCAATTCCGAAAGCGTAGCGTAGCGGAATTGGTAAGTTGAATCCCGACGCTATCGGGACACAGCGGAGGGTTTAATACTCCGCGGCTTGCTTTTGGGTTTATACCCGTGATTTTATATCTGCCGCCACTCTCTTCAATATATCCGGGTTGTTGGTAAAAATCCCGCTGACACCCATATTAATAAATCGTTTCATATTCCTCGCGTCATTGACGGTGTAAATATTGACAGGAATATTATTTAATTCAATGTCTGCGAGCCACTTTTTTTTAAAATAAGAGCCGGAACAATTAAAGGCGTCGGCTCCCAGTGACTCCATTATATCCGAAGGCAATTTAGAACCATAGTGTTTTTTTTCAAACAACACCGCTACTGCCGCGGTGTTGTCTATTTGTTTTAAGTGCATAATCGCACGTGGATCAAAACTGGAAAACACCACATGCCCATTCATGCCGCTTTGTTCAACAATCTTCAGACATTTTTCCTCAATGCCGCCGAAGAATTTTTTACTTACTGCTTCCGTTTTGATTTCAATATTTACCGCGATTTTATTTTTGCAAAAATCCAAAACTTCAGCCAGCGTAGGTATTATTGTGTTTATAAAATCTTTATCGAACCAACTGCCCGCGTCCAGTTTTTTCAACGACGCAAGTGTATAATCGGCAATCCTGCCCCGTCCATCAGTGCAGCGACTTATTTTTTCATCGTGAAAGACAACAACTTCTTTGTCCGAGGTAAGCTGAACATCCAGCTCAACCATATCCGCTCCCATTTCAATCGCGCCTTCAAACGAAGGAAGTGTGTTTTCAGGATAATAAGCCGAGGCTCCGCGATGAGCGATAATGGTAAAATTATCGCCATCTTGGTAGTTATACTTAAATAGATGATATGGTTTGCCCATAGTTTTTTTCAGACGTCCTTTTTCAATTATTCCCGTTATCTGATTTCTCTTCAAACGAATCACTGTCCCAGGCGTGATCGTTGATATTCGGATTCACTTCCCTGTCTTTATTCAGCATTTGTTCCTGTATCTGAATTTGTTCGCGCGTAGTGAAAATATAATCGCTCTGATCATGACGATGGCGGGCAAGCTCTCGCAGCGCAGCTTCATCATATTTGATAAAATTTTGGCTGGCGCGAACAGCGCTGTATTTGCGAAAACCAAGTTTAGTCAAAACATCAACACCCAGCCGCAAGGATGTATCCAGCGATTCTCTGTAAACATCATTTATTCCCATGTCAAGCAATTCATATGCATCCAGACGGCTTTTGGCGCGCACCATAACAGTCAGATTGGGAAATATTTTTTTTGTTTTTTCCACCAGATCGAAATTAATCTCCGGCGAATCAATGGCGGCAATAAGAATCCGGGCTTCACCTGCGCCGGCTGATTTCAGAATATCGACACGGGTAGCATCTCCATAGAATACCTTGAAACCCATTTTTCGCAGTAGATCAACTCTATCAGAATCATTATCCAAAATAGTAGCCCTGATGCCGCTGGCTCGCAGAAACCTGCCCAGCGTGCTGCCGAAATGGCCAAACCCGGCAATAATAACAGGATTGCTCTCATCAATCGTATCAGCTTCCTTTTCTTCCTTTTCCTTAGTGCCGAAATAAGGAAGAATAAATCGTTCATTAACCAAAAGCAATAAAGGTGTCACCGTCATGGTAATCGCCGTTACGCCCATCATCATGTCAGTCCATCGGGCGGATAAAATATTGAGTTGATGAATAAAAGAAAAAAGAACAAAGGCAAATTCTCCCACCTGTGCCAGTCCTAAAGTAAACAATAAATTTTGATCAAAGCTAAGCCGGATTAACGATCCGCCGGCAAACAGCACCGCTGCCTTGATTACAATGATTGAAGAAACCAAAGCGATTATCGTCCAGGGATTGCTGACAATCAAACTGAAGTTGATGGAAGCACCGACGGCAATAAAAAACAACCCAAGCAAAATACCTTTAAAAGGTTCAATGTCGCTTTCCAGTTCATGCCGGAATTCACTGTTGGCCAGAACTACACCGGCCAGAAATGTGCCCAGTGCAGGGCTTAAGCCTACCAGCATCATTATACAGGCAGTACCGATAATAATAAAAAGAGATGCCGCCGTAAATAACTCTCGTAAATGAATACGGGCAATAAAACGCAGGAAAGGAACAATCACAAAACGGCCGCAAAGAATAACCAATCCGACTGCACCCAGAAGTGTCAGTGTCTGCGCCCAGCCGGACATATTGGAAAGTATAGTGGCATGTTCATTGGTTTGCGAATGCGAACCTGACAATGCCAGAAGAGGCAAGAGCGCCAGAATGGGAATAACGGAAATATCCTGAAAAAGCAACACAGCGAAAGAACTCTTCCCCGACTCCGTTTTTGTTAATCCCTTTTCTCTGAGAGTTTGCATGACTATAGCTGTTGAAGACATAGATATTGCCAAACCGCTCGCCAGTGAGGCCTGCCAGGTGAATCCGAAGAAAAATAAAAGCGCGAATATTAATATTGTCGTTGCGCATAATTGCAGCGAACCCGTCCCCAAAATCAAATTACGCATCCGCCAGAAATGCGATGGCTCCAACTCCAATCCGATGAGAAAAAGCATCATCACGACGCCGAATTCGGCGAAATGCATAATGTCTTTCCCTTCCTGACCGACAAAGCCCAAAAAGAATGGACCGATGATTATACCGCCCAATAGATAACCGAGCACCGAACCCATACCCAGTTTTTTAGCTATCGGAACAAAGACTATAGCAGCAGCCAGATATATCAGAGCATCTCTCATAAAAGTGCTGATCATGGTTTTTGCTCTCCCGTCTCCTTTACTAAACAGTCATTCAGGAATTCTACTTTTTTGAGCGTCTCAATATCGAAATTACCTTTGACTAGCTTCTCTAAAAGCGTGTGATACATTTTTACATGAAATTGGAGCGCTTCCGCAGTCAGCAAATGCGTCCCCTGAACGGCAAAAGGCGGCAGATAAATCATTTTACAAAGAGTCGCTGTCTGTTCAAATGGAACGAGAAACTCCCTGATTGTAAAACGATTAAAGGCATTAGCTGCGTATACTTCCCGGGTACCACCGGAAGTTATAACATTGAAGATAATTTTATTATTGAGATTGTCACCGCCCCGGCCATGCGCCCATCCGTGCTCCAGCACCAGATCAATCCACTGCTTGAGCAGAGCCGGAGAGCTATACATGTAGAAAGGGTGATGCCAGATAATAATCTGATGAGTCAGCAGAAGCTCTTTTTCACGATCGGCATCTATATTGAAATCAGGATATTGTTCATACAAATCGTTTAAAGTAACACCGTCGATGCTATCGATATCTTTTAGCAGCGCGCGATTAGTTTTGGATTTTTCAAAACGCGGATGGGCGAAAAGAATAAGAATTTTATTCATTAACAATCACCTTTGCGTAATTGAAGCTTGTTATTATAGGCAAGTTTTTAGCATATTTACTAATTATTTCCAAAGGCATATTTTAGACAACTGTTTAAGTTATTATCATGAAGGATAGGAGTTGGGGATATAATAGGTCAACACTTCGCTGCTAAGAATTAAATATTTTTGCTGAATTTTCAGAATTGCTTTAATAACCTTTTTACCTGTCCTTTTGATAACATTTTATTCGAGACATTTCTAACCTTGACATTTAAGCGCAATACGCTTAATTTTAGCGCGTTTTGATTTTTTACGCTAATTACAAGTAGGTATGTATGCTGTATTCCAAATCACGCTGTTCTCAACAACAATAAAAGGAGAGTCCCTATGGAAAATTTGATATTCACAAAAGAAAACAAGATTGGAATCCTGACTTTTAACAGACCGGAGTCAAAAAATTCACTCGATGCCCGGGCGTACGATGAACTTTTCGAACTCATACCTCAGATAGACAAGGACGAGGATATCAACGTACTCATCATTACAGGAGCGGGAGACTCGTTTTGTGCCGGGATCAATCTGAGCTTTGCAGCCTCTTTGAAAGACGCCAGCCCGGCATGGATGCGATGGTTTATCAAAAAAGTCCAGGTCACTTTCTCATTTGAAAAAATGAGACAACCCGTAATATCGGCGGTCAGGGGACACGCTGTCGGTAACGGCTGTGATATAGCTGTTGCCAGCGATTTTATCATTGCTTCGGAAACCGCTAAATTCGCAATGGCCTACACCACTTTAGGATTGGTGCCGGATGCGGGTGGAACCTACAGGCTTACAAAACTTATCGGTCCGTCAAAGGCCAAAGAACTCATTCTCACCGGCGAGAGAATCGATGCTAAAAGAGCTTATGAGATAGGAATGGTCACCAAGGTTGTGCCGGATGATAAGTTAATGGACGAGGCCATGGTTTTGGCAACCAAACTCGCTAAAAGGGCTCCTCTGGCTCTTTCCATGTCCAAGGCAGCCATCGACAATGCTTTGAGCGGTAATTTTTGCATAAACCAGGATCTGGAGCTATATATGCAGGGAGTCTGTATCCCCAGCCATGATGCAACGGAAGCGGTTATCTCGTTTTTGGAAAAAAGAGACGGTAATTTCACCGGAAAGTAAAAGGTTAGAATCACTTTTACTGGAGACATATTCTTAGAAGTTTGCGCTTTTACGTTAAAGCAAAATCTGGTTTGCTGTTTTAAGCAATCCAGAAGAGGCTTATTACGCCCGCCAGATAAAAAGAAAGTCCGATGATGAAATGATTCTTTTTTAAACGCTCAAGAAACAACGAGAGTGCTGCTCCCAAACCACAGGCAGACAGGTAAGGAATGAAAATCTGTATCGTTGTAAAGTGAAGCAAATCATCGGGAAGATAATAGAACAGGTAAGTACTATACAGTAATATTGAAAATATATTAGTCAGGATTTCAAGCGCCATTGCATCGAGCGCATACAAATAAGTTTTTGCCGCGCCATTGTTGATATTAACCAGCCTGGGATTTGTTTCAATGGCGCTGTTCATGCAATAAACAAAAAAGCCGTATAGCGGCCACATAAACATGCCTACGCCGGAAGTATATCCCTGATGGATCGGCCAGACTTTATAAAGCCAGCCAGGTTCCCCCATAAATTTTACAAAAACAGTGTCAAGAATAATTTCAAACCACATGGCGCCGAAAAAAGTGCATCCCATATAAAGCACCAGTTTCGGAAAGTGGATGGGTAATATTTTTTTTGCCACGAAACTGCAAAAAAGATAGAGCAGTGGCAAAAAGAATAAAACAAAAACAATTATATATTCAGGCCAGTATTGGGAATCAAGACTCGTGATTTTAATGCCGGCCTTCTCAATTAAAAGCCACCAGGAAAAATGCGTAACAACCCAAAAAATTATATAACATGCTATAAAAAACAAAAGCGCCCGCATCAAATAAGCAGGATTTAAAACCTTTTTTAATGAATTGTTATTCTGCATGATGATGATTTCTACCACATGTTGACCTAGAGTTCAGCTATTTTCGATTATTTCTTATGATATAGGACAACAAAAGAGAAATCATCAAAGATAAAAAGACCAGAAAACAGGTTTTTGCATCGGGTAAAAAAGCAGCAATGCCTTCAAATATTTTAGGCGTTAAATTAAGTTCCGGTTAATTATCTCTTTCAATCACTTGGTTTCAGTAGTAGGCAGTTGTTAGAATTGAGGATTACTGATTGAAAGATATTAACTACACTATCTTCTTTGATTTATAGTGATGATGGTCTTTATCCGTCCACTTTTTTTTAAAAAAGTCATCTGCCGTGGTGATTATCTTTATGGTTTTCTGCCATAGAGCCTAATTGAGGTATTAGAGAGAAGATATACATCGTAAATTTCCTGACCGTACTCCTTTAAAATTACATAATCATTAGACACGTCCTCAATTCTGTATAATTCACTTTTTTGCTCCCCTATAACAATCTGACACCAACAATGATCTTCTTTGGAAATAACTTCGCATTGACTCCCAATATGTTTTCCTAAAATTTCTTTGTATGTCATATTCTCTTCTCCTTTAATTAAAGGTCTTCTGTTTTAGATCTATGGACGTAGAATAGCAGTTAATTAATATACTTGGGAATTTCAACCACTGACCTACGTCAAACTATTCCATACAAGAAATTTTTTGGAATGTTGATATCTCTCTTATAGGGATTTTTTTCTTTAACAATTCTTCAGGAGGCTTGTCTTTTAAACAAAAAGCTTGTTCCAAATAAATATAGACCGGGGACATTTTTGAATTGAATATTTTTGATTCCATCAACATTTCATTAAATATTTCACAAATGCCCGAATCTTCTTTAATAAACCCTTTTATCTCTGGAATGGGAATTGTATCCTCTTTAGAACTGTTCACTATTTCAATATAACCGATGTAGTTTTTATATTCTTCTGTTAAACTCCGTGCTGCATTTAAAATAAAACTAATATTTTCAAATCCTGAAACTGAGATAACCCCTCTATAAGAAATTTGACCTGCTGTGCGTGACCGAAATGATGTTGAGTTATGTTTCCCAAAAAACGTTGTTGATTTATGTTTTTCCAAAATAGAAAAACTAATTGGCAAAAGAGAATTTATAAATTTATGAAACTCTTTCAACATTTCAGGTGACCATGTTGTCGGAAGTTTTTGGGGATCATTTGGGGACATGATTTTAATCCTTTCCTTTAATTTATAATTTACCTATAAAGTTACCTTTTCATTTTCCCAAAATAAAAATCCACTTCCTCTATTCAAGAAAGTGGGGCCTATGTTTTTCCCGTATCGTTCATCTAATACACTCACTCCATTTGAGAGTTTTATGAGTAACAGACTACTAAATAATTTTTTAAATTGTGTTCTATAAATAACCTTTAATTATAAATATTTCAATGAAATATTTATACCACATGTTAATCTAGAGTTCAGCCACTTTTTGATTATTTACGAAAGGCAACATAATAAAAAACGAAAAAGCTAGAAAACGGGCTTGGAAATGGGGCGGGAAAACAACAACGCTGTTCAAAAGCGCTGAGGTGCTAAGCGCGCATCGTTAATTTTCAAGGCTTTTCAAAAATGTCCAGATGCAAGGCTCCCGACCCCTGAGGAGTGAGACGTATTTTGTGCATACGTCGCAATCCCGATTTTATCGGGACAGATGGGCCTTTTTCAGCAGTCCTGCGCTTAGTGAGCTTCGTCCCAATTCTTCCCAAATGCAATCTCAACTTTGAGCGGTACCTTCAGTTTAATAACTTCTTCCATTTCTTTTTTAACAAGCGCCATGACTTCTTCTTTTTCCGCAATCGGCGCTTCGACAACTAATTCATCATGTACCTGCATAATTAGACGGGCGGAAAGCTTTTTCTTCAAAAATAACCCCGCAATATTCACCATCGCCACTTTAATCAGATCGGCGGCGCTGCCCTGAATGGGGGTATTGATCGCCATGCGTTCGGCAAACTGGCGCACGGAAGGAATCTTGTTTTTCAGTTCCGGCAAGTAACGGCGGCGATTGAGTAGTGTGCAGACAAAACCGTCCCGGCGCGCCCCTTCCAAAATGCCATCCAAATAGATGCGTACTTTTTTATAGCGTTGAAAATATCCTTCAATATATTCCTGCGCGATTTTCATGGAAACGCCCAGTTCTTTAGCCAGACCGAAGGCGCTCATTCCGTAAAGAATGCCGAAGTTGATGACTTTGGCCTGGCGGCGCATATCGGCATTAACCATCTGCGGAAAAACTCCGAAAACATCCGATGCCGTGCGTGTGTGAATATCCTCGTCAGAGGCAAAGGCATCAATGAGCGCT
It encodes the following:
- a CDS encoding potassium transporter is translated as MISTFMRDALIYLAAAIVFVPIAKKLGMGSVLGYLLGGIIIGPFFLGFVGQEGKDIMHFAEFGVVMMLFLIGLELEPSHFWRMRNLILGTGSLQLCATTILIFALLFFFGFTWQASLASGLAISMSSTAIVMQTLREKGLTKTESGKSSFAVLLFQDISVIPILALLPLLALSGSHSQTNEHATILSNMSGWAQTLTLLGAVGLVILCGRFVIVPFLRFIARIHLRELFTAASLFIIIGTACIMMLVGLSPALGTFLAGVVLANSEFRHELESDIEPFKGILLGLFFIAVGASINFSLIVSNPWTIIALVSSIIVIKAAVLFAGGSLIRLSFDQNLLFTLGLAQVGEFAFVLFSFIHQLNILSARWTDMMMGVTAITMTVTPLLLLVNERFILPYFGTKEKEEKEADTIDESNPVIIAGFGHFGSTLGRFLRASGIRATILDNDSDRVDLLRKMGFKVFYGDATRVDILKSAGAGEARILIAAIDSPEINFDLVEKTKKIFPNLTVMVRAKSRLDAYELLDMGINDVYRESLDTSLRLGVDVLTKLGFRKYSAVRASQNFIKYDEAALRELARHRHDQSDYIFTTREQIQIQEQMLNKDREVNPNINDHAWDSDSFEEKSDNGNN
- a CDS encoding NAD(P)H oxidoreductase: MNKILILFAHPRFEKSKTNRALLKDIDSIDGVTLNDLYEQYPDFNIDADREKELLLTHQIIIWHHPFYMYSSPALLKQWIDLVLEHGWAHGRGGDNLNNKIIFNVITSGGTREVYAANAFNRFTIREFLVPFEQTATLCKMIYLPPFAVQGTHLLTAEALQFHVKMYHTLLEKLVKGNFDIETLKKVEFLNDCLVKETGEQKP